One Carassius auratus strain Wakin chromosome 16, ASM336829v1, whole genome shotgun sequence genomic window carries:
- the LOC113116655 gene encoding zinc finger protein 883-like, translating into MNAKLLKKRKSPRKKKTKELTNCEKEPLPTNGDGIRTDTNVTKTSNATRDCAMNTCPEVTQIKPEEGELEALGVLTVSSEQHQQHLQPHPPAFRAFVPKTEPDCFPLNPPSFQVKTEPGIFEVLQRESALIVKEENDSWKEVKLETLDENSVGDSCLEKNTASSSLIFPCPHCSVTFTDFTYLEKHLKWCHRSEYLAWVKKHKVYNCSKISSRMLSCSSCHYRFFSQRQLETHVRKAHLPTPKPIRKRYTCPQCDRSFDYIGNLKNHCHRCHGLATVCKDGQISCAKCGQSFAGVWGLGPHCCHEEEKKPKVGVEEPICRDRGYLCRDCGKNCSTLQCLTIHKRIHTGEKPCVCEDCGRGFHDMGSLRNHKVIHTGIRPYECPECGKAFARMAHLRCHLRTHTGERPYPCPQCGMRFSHRSTLLIHQQIHSKEKTFSCPDCGKMFSALRYMKVHQRAHNSERILQCGECMKTFSREDVLKKHLRIHTGERPYQCNVCTKRFNRISHLKIHMRTHTGEKPYCCEQCGSSYAQSGDLTKHMRRHTGEKPFACSDCDRRFTNSGDLSKHRRSHTGHRPYKCTECGKSFLMPQHLKIHKMTHTGERPYSCPQCLRTFTRSHHLSQHMEKHKIKMDS; encoded by the exons ATGAACGCTAAgttactgaagaaaagaaaatcacccagaaaaaagaaaaccaaagaaCTGACAAACTGTGAAAAAGAGCCATTGCCAACAAATGGTGATGGCATTAGGACTGACACAAATGTAACCAAGACCTCTAATGCCACTCGGGACTGTGCTATGAACACCTGTCCTGAGGTCACACAGATCAAACCAGAAGAGGGAGAGCTGGAAGCTTTGGGAGTCCTAACGGTGTCCTCTGAACAACACCAACAACATCTGCAGCCTCATCCTCCTGCTTTCAGAGCATTCGTTCCTAAGACAGAACCAGACTGTTTCCCTTTAAACCCACCTAGTTTTCAGGTCAAAACTGAGCCTGGCATTTTTGAGGTGCTGCAGAGAGAGTCTGCTTTGATTGTGAAGGAGGAGAATGACAGCTGGAAGGAAGTCAAGCTTGAGACGCTAGATGAAAATTCAGTGGGTGATTCTTGCCTGGAGAAAAACACag CTTCCTCCTCCCTGATTTTTCCGTGTCCTCATTGCTCTGTTACTTTCACTGACTTTACATACTTGGAAAAACACCTCAAATGGTGCCATCGAAGCGAATACCTAGCATGGGTAAAAAAACACAAAGTCTACAACTGCTCTAAAATATCTTCCAGGATGCTCAGCTGCTCATCGTGCCACTATCGGTTCTTTTCTCAAAGACAGCTGGAGACCCATGTGCGCAAAGCCCACCTCCCTACACCCAAACCTATCCGAAAACGCTACACCTGCCCACAGTGTGATCGCAGCTTTGATTACATCGGCAACCTGAAAAACCACTGCCACAGATGCCATGGCTTAGCCACGGTGTGTAAAGATGGACAAATTAGCTGTGCTAAATGTGGTCAAAGCTTTGCTGGAGTCTGGGGTCTCGGACCACATTGCTGCcatgaggaggagaagaaacCCAAGGTGGGTGTTGAGGAACCCATTTGCAGGGACCGTGGCTATCTGTGCCGAGACTGTGGCAAGAACTGCTCTACACTTCAGTGCCTGACGATACACAAACGCATTCATACTGGCGAGAAGCCATGCGTCTGCGAAGACTGCGGCCGTGGATTTCATGATATGGGGAGTCTGCGGAATCACAAAGTCATACATACAGGAATCCGGCCTTACGAGTGTCCCGAATGTGGTAAAGCGTTCGCAAGGATGGCCCACCTCAGATGTCATCTGCGAACCCACACGGGTGAAAGGCCGTACCCTTGCCCCCAGTGCGGGATGAGATTCAGCCACCGGTCGACGCTTCTCATCCACCAACAAATTCACTCCaaggaaaaaacattttcatgcccAGACTGTGGCAAGATGTTCTCCGCTCTCAGGTACATGAAGGTCCACCAAAGAGCGCACAACTCGGAGCGAATTCTGCAGTGTGGAGAATGCATGAAGACGTTTTCACGGGAGGATGTGCTTAAGAAACACCTACGCATTCACACGGGTGAGCGGCCGTACCAGTGCAACGTCTGCACCAAACGTTTCAACCGCATCTCGCACCTGAAAATCCACATGCGAACACACACCGGCGAGAAACCGTACTGCTGCGAGCAGTGTGGCTCCAGCTACGCTCAATCCGGCGATTTGACCAAACACATGAGGAGACACACGGGGGAAAAACCCTTCGCCTGTTCTGACTGCGACCGCCGCTTCACCAACTCGGGCGACCTGAGCAAGCACAGGCGCAGTCACACGGGCCACAGGCCCTACAAGTGTACagagtgcgggaagagttttctCATGCCCCAGCACCTGAAGATACACAAAATGACACACACGGGCGAGAGGCCATACAGCTGCCCACAGTGTCTCCGCACTTTCACTCGCTCGCACCATCTTTCTCAACACATggaaaagcacaaaataaagatGGATAGCTGA